One genomic region from Euleptes europaea isolate rEulEur1 chromosome 6, rEulEur1.hap1, whole genome shotgun sequence encodes:
- the FTH1 gene encoding ferritin heavy chain — translation MASSPSQVRQNYHQDCEAAINRQINLELYASYVYLSMSYYFDRDDVALKNFAKYFLHQSREEREHAEKLMKLQNQRGGRIFLQDIKKPDRDDWESGLTAMECSLHLEKNVNQSLLELHKLATEKNDPHLCDFIETHYLDEQVKSIKELGDHVTNLRKMGAPQSGMAEYLFDKHTLGESDNEN, via the exons ATGGCTTCGTCTCCTTCCCAGGTGCGCCAGAACTACCACCAGGACTGCGAGGCGGCCATCAACCGGCAGATCAACCTGGAGCTTTACGCATCCTACGTGTACCTCAGCATG TCCTACTACTTTGACCGTGATGACGTGGCTCTGAAGAACTTTGCCAAGTACTTCTTGCACCAGTCCCGTGAGGAGCGCGAGCATGCAGAGAAACTTATGAAGCTGCAGAACCAGAGGGGTGGTCGTATTTTCCTACAGGACATCAAG AAGCCAGATCGTGATGATTGGGAGAGTGGGCTGACGGCAATGGAGTGTTCTTTGCACTTGGAGAAGAACGTGAACCAGTCTCTGCTGGAACTGCATAAACTGGCAACTGAAAAAAATGATCCTCAT TTATGTGATTTCATTGAAACGCACTATCTGGATGAGCAGGTCAAATCCATCAAGGAGCTGGGTGATCATGTGACCAATCTGCGCAAGATGGGGGCACCACAATCTGGAATGGCAGAGTACCTGTTCGACAAGCACACCTTGGGAGAAAGTGACAATGAGAACTAG